One window of Uloborus diversus isolate 005 chromosome 3, Udiv.v.3.1, whole genome shotgun sequence genomic DNA carries:
- the LOC129218926 gene encoding protein tincar-like, whose product MVSQPHGGHLIKGRRDGMAACQRPRVNSQWSVWYCVFAIALQIYIMVTSIQRFTRYVSLPWPPQGQPYFELNAYVAFIGAAVVLMPFFVISALMKVGNYANDGHKVGDEEPDMVVYQNLRKRKCCRWVKSLWKHGGPVAPLIHLAASMCLLLPRLLIEAQLIKHGFLSKGAIWRTDLDFLITHKDRLVTLRFLATLNATEVWGQQGDDSPRPSLRPEIQMEENTLLSSEFINYTIALLVYAVRYPAVFWNANKSFGLLFSCYLLLTSSQQLLAMAGFAILYKVHICGPRDVLLRFSPLFLNVKLAVLSFLVYSALLTFSGSALYFYGLQKYNEWVDSRVQCQLIRWKKESRRLWGVAPHLTAFVALIATALCAGPLMYDYTLLYCGSLDGAVLAGVTGTIVHLFLWIVLWLILTIKHQWVFNSATVSGDLQLNGFKGSGQEAPLLVIDHGQTYQVREKDSKKAILSVVHKSMASIPKVSPSEDDDIYWLKPKPPPPKDSERASTWHRNQRKSPGPKHKVIFQDGLIGSSATCKRTRSLKKSPKVTGRFKKQNVKFEELSDSDDGDYATLRDMTVVREEGDGEDGLLTKTSASRWK is encoded by the exons ATGGTATCTCAGCCGCATGGAGGTCACCTTATAAAGGGTCGTAGAGACGGTATGGCGGCTTGCCAGCGTCCAAGAGTAAATAGTCAATGGTCTGTTTGGTACTGTGTTTTTGCAATAGCGCTACAAATTTATATTATGGTAACTAGCATTCAAAGGTTCACTCGCTACGTTTCCTTACCATGGCCTCCACAAGGACAGCCTTACTTCGAACTTAATGCTTATGTGGCTTTCATTGGAGCTGCTGTTGTTCTGATGCCATTTTTTGTAATATCTGCCCTCATGAAAGTCGGAAATTACGCCAACGATGGTCATAAAGTTGGTGATGAAGAGCCAGATATGGTTGTCTACCAAAATCTGCGCAAGAGAAAGTGTTGCCGATGGGTTAAATCTTTATGGAAACATGGAGGACCAGTTGCACCTTTGATACATCTTGCAGCATCAATGTGCCTTTTACTACCCAGGCTGCTTATTGAAGCACAGCTAATTAAGCATGGCTTCCTAAGTAAAG gaGCCATTTGGCGAACGGACTTGGATTTCCTCATTACTCATAAGGACCGGTTAGTAACCCTGAGATTTTTAGCTACATTAAACGCAACAGAAGTATGGGGGCAGCAAGGAGATGATTCACCAAGACCATCTTTAAGGCCAGAAATACAAATGGAAGAAAACACCTTACTTTCTTCTGAGTTCATAAATTATACAATTGCACTTTTAGTTTATGCTGTTCGATATCCAGCAGTTTTTTGGAATGCCAACAAAAGCTTTGGTCTACTTTTCAGCTGCTACCTACTACTTACATCCTCTCAACAACTGCTAGCAATGGCCGGATTCGCTATCCTGTACAAAGTGCATATTTGTGGTCCGAGAGACGTATTGCTAAGATTTAGTCCTCTTTTTCTAAATGTTAAATTAGCAGTTTTGTCATTTTTGGTATACAGTGCACTATTGACTTTTTCAGGGTCAGCCCTTTATTTTTATGGCCTTCAAAAGTATAATGAATGGGTTGACAGTAGGGTACAATGTCAACTTATTCGATGGAAGAAAGAATCACGACGGTTATGGGGAGTAGCTCCTCATTTAACCGCCTTCGTTGCTTTGATAGCAACTGCATTATGTGCTGGTCCATTAATGTATGACTATACCCTTCTCTATTGTGGAAGCTTAGATGGAGCTGTACTGGCTGGTGTAACCGGTACTATTGTTCACCTCTTTCTGTGGATTGTCTTGTGGCTCATCTTGACTATTAAGCATCAATGGGTATTTAATTCAGCTACAGTAAGTGGTGATTTGCAGTTGAATGGATTCAAAGGAAGTGGACAAGAAGCTCCGCTTTTGGTAATTGATCACGGGCAAACTTACCAAGTTAGAGAAAAAGattccaaaaaagcaattttaagtgTTGTTCACAAGTCAATGGCCTCCATACCAAAAGTTTCGCCTTCAGAAGATGATGATATTTATTGGTTAAAACCAAAGCCCCCACCTCCGAAAGACTCGGAAAGGGCATCTACCTGGCATAGAAATCAAAGGAAATCTCCGGGGCCTAAGCATAAAGTAATTTTCCAAGACGGACTTATTGGTTCTTCTGCTACTTGTAAAAGAACCAGATCACTTAAGAAGTCTCCAAAAGTCACGGGGAGATTCAAAAAACAGAATGTAAAGTTTGAAGAACTGTCAGATTCTGATGATGGTGATTATGCTACTTTAAGAGACATGACAGTTGTTCGCGAAGAAGGCGATGGAGAAGATGGACTACTTACCAAG ACTTCGGCCTCGAGATGGAAATGA